A genomic stretch from Sceloporus undulatus isolate JIND9_A2432 ecotype Alabama chromosome 5, SceUnd_v1.1, whole genome shotgun sequence includes:
- the MTNR1A gene encoding melatonin receptor type 1A isoform X2, with protein sequence MNDGSQWRIVFQICLSSGNVFVVSLAVADLVVAIYPYPLVLTSLFHNGWNLGYLHCQISGFLMGLSVIGSIFNITGIAINRYCYICHSLKYDKFYSDKNALFYVILIWVLTFVAIVPNLFVGSLQYDARIYSCTFSQSVSSAYTIAVVFFHFMLPIAIVTFCYLRIWILVIQVRRRVKPDNKPKLKPHDLRNFVTMFVVFVLFAVCWAPLNFIGLAVAVDPETITPRIPEWLFVSSYYMAYFNSCLNAIIYGLLNQNFRREYKRIIVTICTAKVFFQDSSNDAVDRMKSKPSPLITNNNLVKVDSV encoded by the coding sequence GAAACGTCTTTGTTGTCAGTCTAGCTGTTGCTGACCTGGTAGTGGCCATCTACCCATATCCTCTGGTCCTGACATCTCTCTTTCACAATGGATGGAACCTGGGATACCTGCACTGTCAAATCAGTGGTTTTCTCATGGGCCTAAGTGTTATTGGGTCCATCTTCAACATCACTGGAATTGCTATTAACAGGTATTGCTACATTTGCCACAGCCTCAAGTATGACAAGTTCTACAGTGACAAGAACGCTTTATTCTACGTCATACTTATCTGGGTCTTGACATTTGTTGCCATTGTGCCCAACCTTTTTGTTGGATCCCTTCAGTATGATGCCAGGATCTACTCATGTACCTTCTCCCAGTCAGTGAGCTCTGCATACACAATAGCAGTCGTATTTTTCCATTTCATGCTCCCTATAGCCATTGTTACATTTTGCTACTTGAGAATATGGATCCTCGTCATTCAGGTACGGAGAAGAGTGAAACCTGATAACAAACCCAAACTGAAGCCACATGACCTTAGGAACTTTGTTACCATGTTTGTGGTCTTTGTACTTTTTGCCGTCTGCTGGGCTCCTTTGAATTTTATAGGCCTTGCAGTGGCTGTTGATCCAGAAACAATAACGCCCAGGATTCCAGAGTGGTTGTTTGTTTCTAGTTACTACATGGCATATTTCAACAGCTGCCTTAATGCTATCATTTATGGACTTCTGAACCAGAATTTCAGAAGAGAATATAAACGAATCATTGTGACAATTTGTACAGCAAAAGTTTTCTTCCAGGACAGCTCTAATGATGCAGTCGACAGGATGAAAAGCAAACCCTCACCACTGATCACAAACAACAATTTAGTGAAGGTTGACTCAGTGTGA
- the MTNR1A gene encoding melatonin receptor type 1A isoform X1, with product MNDGSQWRIVFQICLSSGNLNGNVFVVSLAVADLVVAIYPYPLVLTSLFHNGWNLGYLHCQISGFLMGLSVIGSIFNITGIAINRYCYICHSLKYDKFYSDKNALFYVILIWVLTFVAIVPNLFVGSLQYDARIYSCTFSQSVSSAYTIAVVFFHFMLPIAIVTFCYLRIWILVIQVRRRVKPDNKPKLKPHDLRNFVTMFVVFVLFAVCWAPLNFIGLAVAVDPETITPRIPEWLFVSSYYMAYFNSCLNAIIYGLLNQNFRREYKRIIVTICTAKVFFQDSSNDAVDRMKSKPSPLITNNNLVKVDSV from the coding sequence GAAACGTCTTTGTTGTCAGTCTAGCTGTTGCTGACCTGGTAGTGGCCATCTACCCATATCCTCTGGTCCTGACATCTCTCTTTCACAATGGATGGAACCTGGGATACCTGCACTGTCAAATCAGTGGTTTTCTCATGGGCCTAAGTGTTATTGGGTCCATCTTCAACATCACTGGAATTGCTATTAACAGGTATTGCTACATTTGCCACAGCCTCAAGTATGACAAGTTCTACAGTGACAAGAACGCTTTATTCTACGTCATACTTATCTGGGTCTTGACATTTGTTGCCATTGTGCCCAACCTTTTTGTTGGATCCCTTCAGTATGATGCCAGGATCTACTCATGTACCTTCTCCCAGTCAGTGAGCTCTGCATACACAATAGCAGTCGTATTTTTCCATTTCATGCTCCCTATAGCCATTGTTACATTTTGCTACTTGAGAATATGGATCCTCGTCATTCAGGTACGGAGAAGAGTGAAACCTGATAACAAACCCAAACTGAAGCCACATGACCTTAGGAACTTTGTTACCATGTTTGTGGTCTTTGTACTTTTTGCCGTCTGCTGGGCTCCTTTGAATTTTATAGGCCTTGCAGTGGCTGTTGATCCAGAAACAATAACGCCCAGGATTCCAGAGTGGTTGTTTGTTTCTAGTTACTACATGGCATATTTCAACAGCTGCCTTAATGCTATCATTTATGGACTTCTGAACCAGAATTTCAGAAGAGAATATAAACGAATCATTGTGACAATTTGTACAGCAAAAGTTTTCTTCCAGGACAGCTCTAATGATGCAGTCGACAGGATGAAAAGCAAACCCTCACCACTGATCACAAACAACAATTTAGTGAAGGTTGACTCAGTGTGA